Within the Desulfovibrio sp. genome, the region GATCGTATGTCGAAGATGGCGCCGCCTGAAGAAGTCATGAACGTCAACTATTCCACGCCTGCAGAGCCGTGGATGGACGTCAAGCCAGAGTTCAAGCTCGGAAACTACTCATACCCCGGCAAACCCGACGTGCTCAAATACCTCGGGCTGCCTAACCCCAGGGACTGGAACCCTGAGGAAGAGGACTGGAAGCTACCGCCCGACTGGAGAGAGATCATCACAGACGGGTTCCGCGAGCTTCTGAAGAAGTACCGCTCCCTCAAGGTGTTCATGGACGTGTGCGTGCGCTGCGGTGCTTGCGCCGATAAGTGCCACTTCTATATCGGCTCCGGCGACCCCAAAAACATGCCGGTGCTGCGCGCGGAACTTTTGCGTTCCATCTACCGCGGCGAGTTCACCGTTGCGGCCAAGATCCTGGGCAAGCTGGCAGGTGCCCGCAAGCTGGAAGAAGACGTGATCAAAGAATGGTTCATGTACTTCTACCAGTGCACCCAGTGCCGCCGCTGTTCGCTCTACTGCCCCTACGGCATCGACACCGCTGAGATCACCTTCCTGGCGCGTGACCTGATGAACCGCATCGGCGTGAACATCAACTGGATCCTGGAGCCGGTGGCCAACTGCAACCGCACCGGCAACCACCTGGGCATCCAGCCCCATGCCTTCAAGGACATGATGGACTTCCTTGTCGACGACATCGAGACCATCACCGGCAGGCGCGTGGAACCCACCTTCCACCGCAAGGGCGCGGAGATCCTCTTCATCACGCCCTCCGGCGACATCTTCGCCGAGCCCGGCATCTACACCTTCATGGGCTACCTGCTGCTGTTCGATTACCTGGACCTGGACGTCACATGGTCCACGTACGCTTCGGAAGGCGGCAACTTCGGTTCCTTCACCAACGACAAATGGATGAAGAAGTTGAACGCCAAGATGTACCACGAAGCCCAGCGTCTGGGTGTCAAGTACATCATCGGCGGCGAGTGCGGCCATATGTGGCGTGTGCTCAACCAGTTCATGGACACCATGAACGGCCCGGCCGACTTCCTGGAAGTACCCAAGAGCCCCATCACCGGCACGGTGTTCAACAACGCCAAGTCCACCAAGATGATCCACCTGGTGGAGTTCACCGCCGACCTCATTAAGAACAACAAGCTCAAGCTCGATAAGAGCCGCAACGCGGGCATCGTGGCCACCTGGCACGACTCCTGTAACACCTCGCGCGGCATGGGCTTCTTCGACGAGCCCCGCTACGTGCTCCAGAATGTGGTTGAGAAATTCGTGGATATGCCCAGCCAGACCATCCGCGAGCAGACCTTCTGCTGCGGCGGTGGCGCTGGCCTTAACAACGGCGAGTTCACCGAAATGCGCCTGCGCGGCGGTCTGCCCCGCGGGAACGCCCTTAACTACGTGCAGGAGAAGTTCGGGGTAAACACCATGAGCTGCATCTGCGCCATCGACCGCGCCACCCTGCCCGGCCTGGCCGACTACTGGGCTCCCGGGGTCACGGTCACCGGCCTGCACGAGTTGGTTGGCAATGCCCTGGTCTTCGAAGGCGAGGAAGAGCGCACCATGAACCTGCGCCAGGAAGACCTGCCCGGCATCGAAGGGTCTGAGGAGGAGGAATAATGTACAACGCCAAATACATCATCCCGGGCCTGATCATCTTCCTCGGCCTGGTGCTGTTCCCCTTCATCAAGGGGATCGGGCAGCCAGAGCTGAAAATCGAGACCGAGAAGCCCAAGAACGTCAAGGAATGCGTGCTCAAGACCGAAAAGATGCGCGACGTGCACATGGTTCTCTTGAACGAATGGCGCGACGACGTGATCCGCAACGGCAAGCGGGTCTACACCAACGAAGCGGGAAAGCAGTTCAACATGAGCCTGACCAACACCTGCATGGGCTGCCACGAGAACAAGGACAAGTTCTGCGACAAGTGTCACGAGGCGGTGGGCGTCACCCCCTACTGCTGGACCTGCCACAACATCTCGCCCGTGAAGAAAGAGGGGGGGAAATAACATGCAACGCTCCAGACGTGACTTCATGAAGCTGGCCGGCGTTTCGGCCCTGGGGCTCTCGGCCGGAACCTTGGGCTTCCTTGGACAGGGTGCCCAGGCCGCCGACGCCCTCCCCACCGCTACGGACTTTGCCAAGCCTATCACGGCCAAGCAGTGGGCAATGGTCATCGACACGGCCAAGTTCGACGACGCCCTGTTCAAAAAAGTTATCACTGCCTGCCACGCGTACCACAACGTGCCTGAGATTCCTGGAAAGCAGGAGATCAAGTGGATTTGGACCGATGAATTCCACGGCGCCTTCCCGACCGAGCGCCCGGCATTCCTGGCAGATGCCCAGGAGCACCGTAAGTACCTGCTTCTGTGCAACCACTGCGCGAATCCCGCTTGTGTTCGCGTGTGTCCCACTAAGGCCACGTTCAAGAACAATGAGGGCTTGGTGGTCATGGACTACCACCGCTGTATCGGTTGCCGCTACTGCATGGCCGGCTGCCCCTACGGCGCCCGTAGCTTCAACTTCCGGGATCCCCAAGACTTCATCAAGGACATGAACTTGCTCTACCCTCACCGTACCCGCGGCGTGGTGGAGAAGTGCACCTTCTGCGTGGAGAAACTGGCCCAGGGCAAGATGCCCCTGTGTGTCGAGGCCTCGGGAGGCGCCATGATCTTTGGCGACCTTGCAGACCCCAAGTCCGAGGTCCGCAAGGTGCTGAAAGAGAAGTACGCCATCAGACGCAACCCCAGCGCCGGCACCGAGCCGAGCGTCTTCTACATCCTCTAGGAGAGCGGTCATGATCGAAAAAGCCCTAAAGGGAAGCCCCCGCTACTTCGGAGTGCTGATGGCCTTTCTTGCCATCATGGGCATCGGCGGTGGTTTCTACCTCGTGCAGCTCAACAACGGCCTGATGATCACCGGCCTGTCGCGCGACGTGTCCTGGGGATTCTACATCGCCCAGTTCACCTATATGGTCGGCGTAGCCGCCTCCGCCGTCATGCTCGTGCTCCCCTATTACTTCCACCACTACAAAGCCTACTCCAAGATGATCATCATGGGCGAGTTTTTGGCCATCGCCGCGGTCATCATGTGCCTGGGCTTCATCGTCATCGACATCGGCCAGCCCCAGCGCATGCTGAACGTGCTGATCAACTCCACGCCGAATTCGGTCCTCTTCTGGGACATGGTGGTCCTTAACGGCTACCTAATCCTGAACGTGGTCATCGGCTGGACCAGCCTCATGGCCTACTGGAAGCGCGTGTCCCCGCCCGCGTGGGTGAAGCCCCTGGTGTATACCTCCATCGTCTGGGCCTTCTCCATCCATACGGTCACGGCCTTCCTGTACGCAGGCCTGCCGGGCCGCCACTACTGGCTCACCGCCATCCTGGCCGCCCGCTTCCTGTCCTCGGCCTTCTGCTCAGGCCCCGCGATCCTCTTGCTGATGACCCTTCTCATCTCGAAGGTCACCAAGTTCGATCCAGGCAAAGAGGCCGTGAAAACCCTGTCCACCACCATCACCTACGCCATGTGCGTGAACGTCTTCTTCTTCTTCCTGGAAGTGTTCACCGCGTTCTACTCAAACATGCCCGGGCACATGGACCCCATCCTGTTCCTGTTCAGCGGGTTCGAAGGCCACACCTACATGACTCCGTTCATGTGGATTGCAGCCCTGTTCGCCATCACCTCGCTCATTCTGCTCATTCCGTACAAGTGGCGCTACAACCGCGACGTGCTGGTTCCCGCTCTGATCCTTCTGGTCATCGGCACCTGGATCGACAAGGGCATGGGGCTTATCGCCGCCGGTTTCACCCCCAACCCCTTCGAGAAGGTCACCGAGTACCTGCCCACCGGGCCTGAACTCATGATCGCGCTCATGATCTACGCGGTTGGGGGCTTCGTGCTTACCATCCTGTGGAAGATTGCCCTGGAAGTCAGGGCCGAGGTGGAAGGGGGACTTTAGTAGCCTTCTTTACCTGTAATTCGTAGAAGGCCGCCCTTTTGGGCGGCCTTCTTTTATGCTATGTAAACACCATGATCTCACTGGCAGGACCGGTCGATCCGGTTTCGATCCTCAGTCACCTCCCTATCGCCCTCATGGTGCTCGATTCGGGCTCCGGCGGGATTCTCATGGTCAACGACAAGTTCAGCGATCTTTTCGGGTATTCCCAGTCCGAGCTCAAGCACGAGCGGGACTGGTGGCCCGTGGCTTTCCCGGAAGAAAGCTACCGTGATTTCGTCTCCAAGGAGTGGGAAATCCGGGTGGACTGGGCCAGGGAGAACGACTGCGAAATGGAACCCATGGAAGCAGTGGTCCGCTGCAAGAACGGCATGGACTGCTCCATCCGCACGCACCTGGTGAACCACAACGGCCTGGACATCATAACCCTGGTGGACATCAGCGACCAAAAGGTCCTGCAAAAAAAATACGAGATGCTGGCCGCCACCGACGCCCTCACGGGGTTGGCTAACCGAAGGGCCTTTTTCAACGTCCTTGAGCAACATCTCTCCCTGGCGAACCGCTATTCCAGGCCTTTGTCCATCATATTGGCGGACATCGACCACTTCAAGTCCGTGAATGATTCCTTCGGACATCAGACCGGTGACGCAGTGCTGGCGCATTTTTCCCGAATGGTGAAAAACACGCTGCGCACAAGCGACATAGCGGCGCGCATTGGCGGGGAAGAGTTCGCCCTGCTTTTGCCTGAAACCGGCAGCCAGGGGGCGTACTGCCTGGCCGAACGGCTTCGCTCAGCCGTGGTGGAGAACGTCTGCTACCATGCCGGGGAACCCATCCATCTTACCGTGAGCTTCGGCCTGGCCTGTCTTTCCGGGGAGTCTCATTCCGGAGCTCCAAGCTGCGACGAATTCATGCACTTGGCAGATGACGCTCTGTACTGCGCCAAGCGGGAAGGCCGCAACAGGGTGAACATGCACGAGTTCAGAACAGTCTGAAACCGCGACAGGCACTCTCACGATACAAAAACGCCCCTGCCGGTCCGTACCTTCAGGGGCGCCTTGCTTTTGATTTCCAGACATCATCCCTTGCCCAGAAGTTCCCTGCCCTCGCCAGGATAGATCTTCATGTCCTCACGTTTGACGGGTTCTGGAGTTGGCCATTTTCCAGGTTGCGGTCTTGGTCCTTCCAACCGGACCGGTGGAGGATCCTTGTCCACCAGGCGGGGCCTCTCGCGCAGGTTCACTCCAGGCTGGGTCCAGCTGAATTCGATGGCGATATTATTCGGGTCGAAGCTGTAGAGCGAGAGGATGAATCCGTGGTCTATAACCTCGGAGGCCCAGAAGCCGGCAGCCTCCAGCTTTGCCTTGATCTCCCACAGATCGTTGCGGTCCGCCACTCCGAAGGAGACGTGGTCGAACACGAAGGGATCCTTCACAGGCACCCCGTGGTCCTTGGGCTCCACCGGTTTGACCTCTGGCCACTCGAAAAAGGCGATCATGTCGGTCTCGGAGATTTCCAGAAAATAGTGCCTGTACCCTGCATGGCCCAAGCCAGCCACCAGGCGCATGCCGAGCAGATCGCGCCAGAACCGTATCGTGGCCTCCAGGTCGGACGTGGCCATGGCCAGGTGATTGATGCCAGTATAGCGGGGCATGGACGCTCCGGTTGCCACGTCCGTCTCCGTAAGCGGGCGCTTACGGAGACGGAGCAAGAAAAATTAACTCTTCCTCTTTGAAAAACAGGCGCCTGTTCCTCAAAGACCTTTCCTACACTCCCGGGAGCCCCATTGCCTTAGGGTACAATACTCCGCTGAAGCATATCACTGCGGCACCGCGTAAGGTAACGTTGCCGTCAGCGAGGCCAACACCGAGCACCTCGCCACCGGTGGTGGTCACATCCACCTCCGGGCCGGTGAGTCCAAGGGCGTTCGCGATTACGGCCGAAGCGCAGGCTCCAGTTCCGCAGGCGTAGGTTTCATCCTCCACTCCGCGCTCGTAGGTGCGCAGGAGCAAATGCCCCGTGTCCCTCACAGTGACGAAATTGGCGTTGGTGCCCTTGGGAGCAAAGGCCTGATGGAAGCGAATGGCTTTTCCGAGGCGCTTGACGTCCACCAGGGACACGTCGTCCACCAGCACCACAGCGTGGGGGACCCCAGTGTTGACGAAGTGAACCGTGAGTTTTTCCCCATCCACGTCAAGTTCCTTGCCCGTCTTAAGGTCCTTGGCCGGGGTAAGGCGAACCCGCACCTGCCCGCTGTCCAGCACCTCGCAAGCCACGTTGCCCGCGTCGGTTCCCAGAACGTGTTTCTTGGGGGCAAACCCTAAAAGATTGCCCAGCTTGGAAGCGCACCGCGCCCCGTTGCCGCACATTTCGGCCCGGGAGCCG harbors:
- a CDS encoding diaminopimelate epimerase; translated protein: MTSDFTLGQGVAFHKMQGCGNDFVIIDNRELRIPVEVMAEWAKLVCRKCFGVGADGLIFLEASTDKAQADFFWHFYNADGSRAEMCGNGARCASKLGNLLGFAPKKHVLGTDAGNVACEVLDSGQVRVRLTPAKDLKTGKELDVDGEKLTVHFVNTGVPHAVVLVDDVSLVDVKRLGKAIRFHQAFAPKGTNANFVTVRDTGHLLLRTYERGVEDETYACGTGACASAVIANALGLTGPEVDVTTTGGEVLGVGLADGNVTLRGAAVICFSGVLYPKAMGLPGV
- a CDS encoding VOC family protein; its protein translation is MPRYTGINHLAMATSDLEATIRFWRDLLGMRLVAGLGHAGYRHYFLEISETDMIAFFEWPEVKPVEPKDHGVPVKDPFVFDHVSFGVADRNDLWEIKAKLEAAGFWASEVIDHGFILSLYSFDPNNIAIEFSWTQPGVNLRERPRLVDKDPPPVRLEGPRPQPGKWPTPEPVKREDMKIYPGEGRELLGKG
- a CDS encoding diguanylate cyclase, translated to MISLAGPVDPVSILSHLPIALMVLDSGSGGILMVNDKFSDLFGYSQSELKHERDWWPVAFPEESYRDFVSKEWEIRVDWARENDCEMEPMEAVVRCKNGMDCSIRTHLVNHNGLDIITLVDISDQKVLQKKYEMLAATDALTGLANRRAFFNVLEQHLSLANRYSRPLSIILADIDHFKSVNDSFGHQTGDAVLAHFSRMVKNTLRTSDIAARIGGEEFALLLPETGSQGAYCLAERLRSAVVENVCYHAGEPIHLTVSFGLACLSGESHSGAPSCDEFMHLADDALYCAKREGRNRVNMHEFRTV
- the nrfD gene encoding polysulfide reductase NrfD, producing the protein MIEKALKGSPRYFGVLMAFLAIMGIGGGFYLVQLNNGLMITGLSRDVSWGFYIAQFTYMVGVAASAVMLVLPYYFHHYKAYSKMIIMGEFLAIAAVIMCLGFIVIDIGQPQRMLNVLINSTPNSVLFWDMVVLNGYLILNVVIGWTSLMAYWKRVSPPAWVKPLVYTSIVWAFSIHTVTAFLYAGLPGRHYWLTAILAARFLSSAFCSGPAILLLMTLLISKVTKFDPGKEAVKTLSTTITYAMCVNVFFFFLEVFTAFYSNMPGHMDPILFLFSGFEGHTYMTPFMWIAALFAITSLILLIPYKWRYNRDVLVPALILLVIGTWIDKGMGLIAAGFTPNPFEKVTEYLPTGPELMIALMIYAVGGFVLTILWKIALEVRAEVEGGL
- the dsrJ gene encoding sulfate reduction electron transfer complex DsrMKJOP subunit DsrJ; this encodes MYNAKYIIPGLIIFLGLVLFPFIKGIGQPELKIETEKPKNVKECVLKTEKMRDVHMVLLNEWRDDVIRNGKRVYTNEAGKQFNMSLTNTCMGCHENKDKFCDKCHEAVGVTPYCWTCHNISPVKKEGGK
- a CDS encoding 4Fe-4S dicluster domain-containing protein, translated to MQRSRRDFMKLAGVSALGLSAGTLGFLGQGAQAADALPTATDFAKPITAKQWAMVIDTAKFDDALFKKVITACHAYHNVPEIPGKQEIKWIWTDEFHGAFPTERPAFLADAQEHRKYLLLCNHCANPACVRVCPTKATFKNNEGLVVMDYHRCIGCRYCMAGCPYGARSFNFRDPQDFIKDMNLLYPHRTRGVVEKCTFCVEKLAQGKMPLCVEASGGAMIFGDLADPKSEVRKVLKEKYAIRRNPSAGTEPSVFYIL
- a CDS encoding (Fe-S)-binding protein → MSKMAPPEEVMNVNYSTPAEPWMDVKPEFKLGNYSYPGKPDVLKYLGLPNPRDWNPEEEDWKLPPDWREIITDGFRELLKKYRSLKVFMDVCVRCGACADKCHFYIGSGDPKNMPVLRAELLRSIYRGEFTVAAKILGKLAGARKLEEDVIKEWFMYFYQCTQCRRCSLYCPYGIDTAEITFLARDLMNRIGVNINWILEPVANCNRTGNHLGIQPHAFKDMMDFLVDDIETITGRRVEPTFHRKGAEILFITPSGDIFAEPGIYTFMGYLLLFDYLDLDVTWSTYASEGGNFGSFTNDKWMKKLNAKMYHEAQRLGVKYIIGGECGHMWRVLNQFMDTMNGPADFLEVPKSPITGTVFNNAKSTKMIHLVEFTADLIKNNKLKLDKSRNAGIVATWHDSCNTSRGMGFFDEPRYVLQNVVEKFVDMPSQTIREQTFCCGGGAGLNNGEFTEMRLRGGLPRGNALNYVQEKFGVNTMSCICAIDRATLPGLADYWAPGVTVTGLHELVGNALVFEGEEERTMNLRQEDLPGIEGSEEEE